The Chondrinema litorale genomic interval AAGTTGATGGTGTTTGGCAAAATGATGATGACTTTAGTGTAACTACAGATAATGTAGCTCCGGGAGATTTAAAATACAGAGATGTAAACGAAGATGGTACCGTAAACGCAGACGACAGAGTAATTCTAGGAAACTCATTCCCAGATTTAACATGGTCTTTTGGCAATACACTCGAATACAAAAACTTTGGTTTAATGATTTTCTTCGAAGGTGTAAATGGTGTAAGTATGCTCAATCAAAACTTGGTAGATACTTATTTCCCTATCAACTTTAGAAGAAACAAAATTGCAGAACCTTATTTAAACAGATGGACAGAAGATAATCCTTCAAATAAATATCCTTCCTTTATCAATCCGGGAGGTCAGGGTACCAAACAGGCAAATTCATATACCATTGAAGATGCCTCTTACATCCGTCTAAAAACCGTAACGCTAAGCTATCACCTACCAAAACTGATCGATTCTATTAGTAATGCATCAGTTTATCTAACTGCGAGTAACCTGTTCACCATTACAGATTATAGCGGTATCGATCCGGCAATCAATACCAATGGTAATGCGGTAAGTAGGATAGATTACAATGCTTATCCAACAGCAAAATCAGTTCTTCTTGGTGTAAAACTTAGCTTCTAAATGATCTGAAATATGAAAAAGATATTAAAATATAATTTGATACTTCTGATATTGATGATGTTCTCTTGTGAAGACGTATTGGAAGAAAAAGTATATTCTCAATTAGCACCCGAAAACTTTCTTACTACAGACGAAGGTGTGCGGTCTGTTTTATTCTCCTCTTATTCTCAGGCATATCTCAATGGATATTCGCACCATAGTGTTAGAAATATTTTAGAGTGGTGTACAGATATTGAGTGGGAAACTGGTGGCGGTGAAAACCTCACCGCTGTGTTAATGATTGGTTTCACTTGGGACCCGACAGTAGGTTGGATGTATGGAGATATGTGGCAAAAGCCTTACAGAGGAGTGAGAAATGCCAACATCGTAATTGAAAACCTAGAGGGTTCAGAAATTCCAGAAGATAGCAGAACACTGTATTTAGCCGAAGCCAGATTTTTACGAGCACTTTCTTATAATTATATGTACTCATGGTTTGGTCCAGTGCCGCTAAGAAAAAGTACCGAAGACGATTTGGAACTCCCAAGAGCTACAGATACAGAAATGCAGGAATATATTGAATCTGAATTGTTGGCTTCTATTTCTGGTCTACCAGAACCGGGCAGCGAAGAATGGGGCGGAAGAGCTACTAAAGGAGCTGCACGTTCAGTACTGACTAAATTTTACCTCAATACCAAGCAATGGCAAAAAGCAGCCGATATGGCAAAAGAGGTAATGGATATGGGGAGTTATGCACTATACCCAGATATCGAGCAATTATTTAGAGTAGAAAATGAAGTAAATACGGAGTTTATTCTTAGCTATCCGCAAATTGCTGGTGGCCCCGGTTGCAACTATATGAATGGCGCATTTCCTCCGGGTTTTGCAAGTCATCCGGCAACGGGTTTAACTTTCCAAACTTCTTGGAGAAACTGGGCTGCACAGTATCGTTTGTACGACAATTTTTATAATACTTTCGAGGAAGGCGATCTTAGAAAAAATCTCATTGTAGATTCTTACATCAATGGTGGTGGTGAAACAGTTTCTTTGCTAGATGCCAATAATACGAGGTCATTCAAGTATTGGCCAGATCCAAATGGCACAGGTAATGAGCATGGAAATGATGTTGCTGCAATTCGTTATTCAGACATTTTACTTTCCAGAGCAGAAGCGCTAAACGAGCTAAATGGTCCTAACCAAGAATCTATTGATTTAATAAACCAAGTGAGAGAGCGAGCAGGTTTGGAAGATATCGTATTGAGTGATTTTGGAAGTACCGAAGCATTAAGAATGCACTTGTTAGATGAAAGAGGCTGGGAGTTTTACTCAGAAGGTTTAAGAAGAGAAGACCAGATTAGAATGGGAACTTTCATTTCTTCTGCGATAGAAAGAGGAGTTACCAATGCAAAAGAAACACACAAATTATTCCCAATTCCGCAATCTGCATTAGATGCAAATCCGATGTTGGTGCAAAACGATGGGTATTAAAAGTTGAAAAGAACAGTACTGGTTATAAATTCAGTACTGCTCTTTTTTAATGAGGTAAGGTAGATAAAGAAAATCCAGCTAAATAGACGGATATATTTTTTCTTATTTCAGATGCATAAAAGAATGGTTGACGAATGAGATAGTTAAATTGGTTAATGAACTAAAAATCAACTTAGTAAGTTGTGCAGATTCTTGAATTTCTACAAGAAAAAGTATACGAAGAATGATGTACAAACAAAATTGCAAAACAACGATGAAGAAAAACTTTTTGTTACTAACGGCATTATTATTCAGCTTGCTAGCCAATGCACAATGGCAGCCAGCGGGTGATAAAATTAAAACAAAATGGGCTGAAGAGATCGATGTAAATAATGTATTAGGTGAATATCCGAGACCGATTATGGAGCGTAGCGATTGGATGAACTTAAACGGTTTGTGGGATTATGCCATACAAGAAAAAGGTTTACAAAAACCAGCTAGCTTCGATGGTAAAATCTTAGTGCCATTTGCAGTGGAATCGAGCCTTTCTGGTGTGCAAAAAAGAGTAGACAAAGAAAACGAACTATGGTATAGCAGAACTTTTACTGTGCCTAGAGCATGGGCAAAAAAAGATGTTTTATTACACTTTGGTGCTGTAGATTGGAGAGCAGAAGTTTGGCTAAACGATGTAAAAATAGGCACGCACGAAGGTGGTTATTCACCTTTCTCATTTAACATTACTCCTTTCTTAAATTCTGGTTCTCAGAAGTTAGTGGTAAAAGTTTGGGATCCATCAGATCAGGGACCACAGCCAAGAGGCAAACAAGTTAAAAAGCCTGAAGGTATTTGGTATACACCAGTTACCGGAATCTGGCAAACTGTATGGATTGAGCCAGTTGCTGAGAAGTCAATTGCTTACATCAAAACTACTCCAGACATCGACCAAAACACTGTGTTTTTCTCATTCGAAACTACCGACGAAGAATATGGCGATTTAATTGAGATAAAGGTTAAAGATGGAGCAACAGTGCTTACCACAGAAAAAGTGGCATTAGGACAAGAAGCGGCAATTACTTTAAAAGAACCTAAACTATGGAGTCCGGAATCTCCTAATTTATACGACTTAGAAATTTCACTCATCAGCAATGGCAAAGTGACTGACATGGTAAAAAGCTATTTTGCTATGCGTAAAATTTCTACCAAACGCGATGATAAAGGCATTGTAAGGCTGCAATTAAACAACAAAGACTATTTCCAATTTGGCCCGCTTGATCAGGGTTGGTGGCCAGATGGTTTATACACAGCACCAACTGATGAAGCTTTGGCTTACGACATCAAAAAGACCAAAGA includes:
- a CDS encoding RagB/SusD family nutrient uptake outer membrane protein produces the protein MKKILKYNLILLILMMFSCEDVLEEKVYSQLAPENFLTTDEGVRSVLFSSYSQAYLNGYSHHSVRNILEWCTDIEWETGGGENLTAVLMIGFTWDPTVGWMYGDMWQKPYRGVRNANIVIENLEGSEIPEDSRTLYLAEARFLRALSYNYMYSWFGPVPLRKSTEDDLELPRATDTEMQEYIESELLASISGLPEPGSEEWGGRATKGAARSVLTKFYLNTKQWQKAADMAKEVMDMGSYALYPDIEQLFRVENEVNTEFILSYPQIAGGPGCNYMNGAFPPGFASHPATGLTFQTSWRNWAAQYRLYDNFYNTFEEGDLRKNLIVDSYINGGGETVSLLDANNTRSFKYWPDPNGTGNEHGNDVAAIRYSDILLSRAEALNELNGPNQESIDLINQVRERAGLEDIVLSDFGSTEALRMHLLDERGWEFYSEGLRREDQIRMGTFISSAIERGVTNAKETHKLFPIPQSALDANPMLVQNDGY
- a CDS encoding glycoside hydrolase family 2 protein produces the protein MKKNFLLLTALLFSLLANAQWQPAGDKIKTKWAEEIDVNNVLGEYPRPIMERSDWMNLNGLWDYAIQEKGLQKPASFDGKILVPFAVESSLSGVQKRVDKENELWYSRTFTVPRAWAKKDVLLHFGAVDWRAEVWLNDVKIGTHEGGYSPFSFNITPFLNSGSQKLVVKVWDPSDQGPQPRGKQVKKPEGIWYTPVTGIWQTVWIEPVAEKSIAYIKTTPDIDQNTVFFSFETTDEEYGDLIEIKVKDGATVLTTEKVALGQEAAITLKEPKLWSPESPNLYDLEISLISNGKVTDMVKSYFAMRKISTKRDDKGIVRLQLNNKDYFQFGPLDQGWWPDGLYTAPTDEALAYDIKKTKDFGFNMIRKHVKVEPARWYTHCDKLGILVWQDMPNGDAFPIWQNRKYFDGNELQRTAASEAIYRTEWKEIMDAFYSYPSIVCWVPFNEGWGQFKTEEIVKWTKDYDPSRLVNPASGGNHFRVGDMLDLHNYPAPEMYLYDAQRATVLGEYGGIGLALDDHLWVPDRNWGYVQFKNSEEVTKEYVKYAKQLENLAKSGFSAAIYTQTTDVEVEVNGLMTYDRKVIKIDEAKVKKANEAVINSINE